From Canis lupus familiaris isolate Mischka breed German Shepherd chromosome 16, alternate assembly UU_Cfam_GSD_1.0, whole genome shotgun sequence, one genomic window encodes:
- the LOC119875706 gene encoding ral guanine nucleotide dissociation stimulator-like isoform X1, with amino-acid sequence MAERASALRRNRIFPTTPSRRELLEQQVEELVPALLCLDDLSIVQFMETYPEFGTTEEILDLLFAKYGCNKYLNDDIVGSVEQCKVAISCILDIWLDYHQEDFHQPPEFLFLRKLLAFMGLNMPGSDLENWAQRYLERFSYLELVELDDEDEEDWGWPSLGQGGPHRPNLHAAGPGAVGRLTPHSHGLQSGETSQGSCTHTS; translated from the exons atg gctgAAAGGGCCTCAGCCCTGAGAAGGAATCGGATCTTCCCGACCACCCCTAGCCGGAGGGAGCTGCTGGAGCAGCAGGTAGAAGAACTGGTGCCCGCCTTGCTGTGCTTGGACGACCTTTCCATTGTTCAATTTATGGAAACGTATCCTGAATTTGGCACCACCGAAGAGATCCTGGACCTGCTGTTTGCAAA ATATGGATGCAACAAATATCTGAATGATGACATCGTGGGATCCGTGGAGCAGTGCAAAGT ggccatctcCTGCATCCTGGACATCTGGCTGGACTACCATCAGGAGGATTTTCATCAGCCACCAGAATTTCTCTTCCTGAGGAAGCTTCTGGCATTCATGGGGCTCAACATGCCAGGCTCAGACCTGGAAAACTGGGCCCAGCGTTACCTGGAACGATTCAGCTACCTGGAGCTCGTGGAATTAGAcgatgaggatgaggaggactGGGGGTGGCCAAGCTTGGGACAGGGTGGGCCACACAGACCCAACCTCCATGCAGCTGGGCCGGGAGCAGTGGGTAGGCTCACACCCCATTCCCACGGGCTTCAGTCTGGGGagacctcccagggctcttgTACTCACACAAGTTGA